From Hippea jasoniae, one genomic window encodes:
- a CDS encoding type IV pilus secretin PilQ, with protein sequence MRKGLLIALIIFFGFQIGLVDKSLQFGLAAKAFEIKSIEQKNGKLYLYYDGSLTYTSFYLNKPYRFVVDFIGVKGCSKYKKSVKIFDMGDGIRAKVFMHTNDKLSNSYKRSVLRCAVVFEGYTSKPNCDVKPYKGYVEINCNKNKKQEKVKQSAALSKTNIIERISYRRFNNYEMVVVLLKAKPDYKVKQSGSVIYLTLNNVKALKNALMGQNLSNEAENINSIMAVKTSNNSIRYVIKMKDNGRFKKYYADSRHVYLIFPITQTSSNNKKNSNLISKSEQQTEQANGIFSDDRRVSFNVRDAQLKDIFRVFAKITGVNIIIGDDVQGTITMSLKDVPINQALNLILQQKGLVAERKGNIVVIMTAARYQQEKMAQLKALQEKEKYERMKSAVTKTINLNYITPDYAIGIINKLLYNGGNPKGGGFIVADTKNNALICHDTADNIAKIEKIVQMVDKKKLAVEIDARIVEISKTFERQLGIQWGGNYYNAQLGSSHTFIGVGGYNKESPVKINGSLPPSPNYTNDNFIVNLPATLSDAPTNAVSLAIGNVRAGYNLDLKLTMGEVEGYSKVISSPKVITLNNEAAKIESGQQIPYHESAGASGATSTSFKSATLSLEVTPQITRNNQIILKITVKKDSPDFAHAVNGEPTINTNEVQTTVILKNGQTIVLGGLVQQTNIKTVQGIPLLMRIPFLGWLFKTKRIYNPQKELYIFVTPHILTK encoded by the coding sequence ATGAGAAAAGGGTTGTTGATTGCGCTAATAATATTTTTTGGTTTTCAAATTGGTTTAGTAGATAAATCTCTACAGTTTGGTTTGGCAGCTAAGGCCTTTGAGATTAAATCTATTGAGCAGAAAAATGGTAAGCTTTATCTATATTACGATGGTAGTTTGACATACACCAGTTTTTATCTAAATAAACCTTATAGGTTTGTTGTTGATTTTATTGGCGTTAAAGGGTGTAGTAAATATAAAAAGAGTGTAAAGATATTTGATATGGGTGATGGTATTAGGGCAAAAGTTTTTATGCACACAAACGATAAATTATCAAATTCGTATAAACGGTCTGTTTTAAGGTGTGCAGTTGTATTTGAGGGATATACATCCAAACCTAATTGTGATGTAAAGCCGTATAAAGGTTATGTAGAGATTAATTGTAATAAAAACAAAAAACAGGAAAAGGTTAAGCAGAGTGCGGCTTTGTCTAAAACGAATATTATAGAAAGGATATCTTACAGAAGGTTTAACAATTATGAGATGGTTGTTGTTCTTTTAAAGGCAAAACCAGACTACAAGGTAAAACAAAGCGGCAGTGTTATCTATCTTACCTTAAATAATGTTAAAGCTTTGAAAAATGCCCTAATGGGGCAGAATTTATCGAATGAGGCTGAGAATATAAATTCGATTATGGCTGTAAAGACATCCAATAATTCTATTAGATATGTAATCAAAATGAAGGATAATGGAAGGTTTAAAAAGTATTATGCTGACTCAAGACATGTATATCTGATTTTTCCTATCACTCAAACATCATCTAATAATAAGAAAAATAGCAATCTTATTAGTAAGTCTGAGCAACAAACTGAGCAGGCCAATGGTATTTTTTCGGATGACAGAAGGGTATCGTTTAATGTTAGAGACGCGCAGCTTAAGGATATATTCAGGGTATTTGCTAAAATTACTGGTGTAAATATTATTATAGGTGATGATGTTCAGGGTACGATTACCATGAGCTTAAAAGATGTACCCATAAATCAAGCTTTAAATCTGATTTTACAACAGAAGGGGCTTGTTGCTGAAAGAAAGGGAAATATTGTTGTAATTATGACAGCTGCAAGGTATCAACAGGAAAAGATGGCTCAATTGAAGGCATTACAGGAGAAGGAAAAGTATGAGAGAATGAAAAGTGCTGTTACAAAAACAATAAATCTCAACTATATTACGCCTGACTATGCTATTGGTATTATCAATAAACTTTTATACAACGGTGGCAACCCGAAAGGTGGTGGTTTTATTGTTGCAGATACAAAAAACAACGCTTTAATATGTCATGATACAGCGGATAATATTGCAAAGATAGAAAAGATTGTTCAGATGGTTGATAAAAAGAAGTTGGCTGTTGAAATTGATGCAAGAATTGTAGAGATATCAAAAACCTTTGAAAGACAGTTGGGTATCCAGTGGGGTGGAAATTATTATAATGCTCAGCTGGGTAGCTCTCATACATTTATTGGTGTTGGTGGATACAACAAAGAAAGTCCTGTAAAAATTAACGGCTCCTTACCCCCATCACCAAATTATACAAATGACAATTTTATAGTCAACCTGCCTGCTACGCTTTCTGATGCACCCACCAATGCTGTTAGTCTTGCAATAGGCAATGTGAGGGCTGGGTATAATCTGGACCTTAAACTGACAATGGGTGAGGTTGAAGGTTATTCCAAGGTTATTTCATCGCCTAAAGTAATAACATTAAACAACGAAGCAGCAAAGATTGAAAGTGGCCAGCAGATTCCATATCACGAAAGCGCAGGTGCAAGTGGTGCAACAAGTACAAGCTTTAAATCGGCTACCCTTTCACTTGAGGTCACTCCTCAAATAACAAGAAACAACCAGATAATATTAAAGATCACTGTAAAGAAAGATTCACCCGATTTTGCCCATGCAGTTAATGGAGAACCAACAATTAACACAAACGAGGTTCAAACCACTGTTATTCTAAAGAACGGTCAGACGATTGTGCTTGGCGGTCTTGTTCAGCAAACAAACATAAAAACAGTCCAAGGTATACCTCTTCTGATGAGAATTCCGTTCCTTGGCTGGTTATTTAAAACAAAAAGGATATACAACCCTCAAAAAGAGCTTTATATCTTTGTGACGCCGCACATTCTAACAAAATGA
- the smpB gene encoding SsrA-binding protein SmpB, with translation MREIINRKARHDYEILETIEAGIALKGSEVKSIRMGSANLKDSYAEIKDGEVFINNFHISPYKFASAHTNHDPYRKKKLLLHKYQIRRLIGKVKEKGLTLIPLRVYSKNGKIKVELALAKGKKLYDKRRDIKERDLAREAQRELARFK, from the coding sequence ATGAGAGAAATAATAAACAGAAAAGCCCGTCACGATTATGAGATTTTAGAGACAATCGAGGCGGGCATTGCGCTTAAAGGTAGCGAAGTTAAGTCGATAAGAATGGGGTCTGCAAACTTGAAGGATAGTTATGCTGAGATCAAAGATGGTGAGGTTTTTATAAATAACTTTCACATAAGCCCCTACAAGTTTGCATCAGCCCATACGAACCACGATCCATACAGAAAGAAAAAGTTGTTGCTGCATAAATACCAGATAAGGCGATTAATAGGAAAGGTTAAAGAAAAAGGTTTAACATTGATTCCTTTGAGGGTTTATTCAAAAAACGGAAAAATCAAGGTTGAACTTGCTTTAGCAAAAGGAAAGAAGCTCTACGACAAGCGCAGGGATATTAAAGAAAGGGATCTTGCAAGAGAAGCACAAAGGGAACTTGCCAGATTCAAATAA
- the carB gene encoding carbamoyl-phosphate synthase large subunit gives MPKREDIKKIMIIGSGPIIIGQACEFDYSGTQACKALKSEGYEVVLVNSNPATIMTDPMLADKTYIEPITVDFLEKIIDKERPDAILPTLGGQTALNAAMDLHKAGVLEKYSVELIGADAQTIQKAEDRELFKKAMEEIGLKVPKSGVAHTLDEAHAVLEKINLPVIIRPSFTLGGTGAGVAYNTEEFEKVVKWGLEQSPVNEVLIEQSVIGWKEYELEVMRDKKDNVFIICSIENFDPMGVHTGDSITVAPAQTLSDKEYQLLRDAAIDIIRKIGVETGGSNIQFAVNPQNGEFVVIEMNPRVSRSSALASKATGFPIAKFAALLSVGYTLDEIPNDITKKTPASFEPVLDYVVVKMPRFTFEKFNTPDELGTQMKSVGEVMSIGRTFKESLQKALRSLEYDWDGFVDIECSEDELKEKIIKPNSKRLLYIAEAFRKGYDIDYIYELSYIDRWFLDNIKQIIEKEEEIKKNPDIVKEQIALLKQYGFSDSRLSKLSGIDIDAIRSLRKQSKQCVYKMVDTCAGEFEAYTPYFYSTYEDENESLPSKNKKVVILGSGPNRIGQGIEFDYTCVHGALELKNLGYESIMVNCNPETVSTDYDISNRLYFEPLTFEDVMNIIDNEKPEGVVVQFGGQTPLKLSLPLKNAGVRILGTDPKSIDIAEDRELFRELINKLNLLQPQSGIAHSKQEAIEVANGIGYPVLVRPSYVLGGRAMMIIFNEQQLKEYVDEAVEVSGDHPLLVDKFLEDAIEVDVDAVSDGEDTVVAAVMEHIEAAGVHSGDSACSIPPRTLKKDIVDEIKRQTRLLAKHLNVKGLINIQFAVKNDRIYILEVNPRASRTVPFVSKATGVAWAKIATQLIMGKKIKELGIKEVEPKYYAVKESVFPFVKFPNVDITLGPEMRSTGEVMGIADEFPIAYYKALLASGMRLPQKGNIFMSLADRDKLQGIFIASKLLDMGFEVFCTKGTYEYLKKEGLNVQYVKKLSEGRPNILDKMKNNNIHFLINTPSGRRSRTDSFYIRRSAVLMNIPYCTTISGALAAVRAIEAIKKGKKLDVEPLQAYYKR, from the coding sequence ATGCCTAAAAGGGAAGATATTAAAAAGATAATGATAATAGGCTCAGGACCGATAATTATTGGACAGGCTTGTGAGTTTGACTACTCAGGAACCCAGGCCTGTAAGGCATTAAAGTCTGAGGGATATGAGGTTGTTCTGGTAAACTCCAATCCTGCAACAATTATGACAGACCCCATGCTTGCAGATAAAACATACATAGAGCCTATAACGGTGGATTTTTTGGAAAAGATCATAGATAAAGAAAGGCCTGATGCTATTTTGCCAACATTGGGTGGTCAAACAGCCCTTAATGCCGCTATGGATTTGCACAAAGCAGGTGTTCTTGAAAAATACTCCGTTGAGCTAATAGGCGCAGATGCTCAAACCATCCAGAAAGCTGAGGATAGAGAGCTGTTTAAAAAGGCTATGGAGGAGATAGGCCTTAAGGTGCCAAAATCCGGTGTAGCGCATACACTTGATGAGGCTCATGCTGTTCTTGAAAAGATTAATCTGCCTGTAATAATAAGACCATCGTTTACACTTGGAGGCACCGGTGCAGGTGTTGCATACAACACTGAAGAATTTGAGAAGGTTGTGAAATGGGGTTTAGAGCAAAGCCCGGTTAATGAGGTTTTGATTGAGCAATCTGTGATTGGATGGAAAGAGTATGAGCTTGAAGTGATGAGGGATAAGAAAGACAATGTTTTTATTATCTGCTCTATTGAAAACTTTGACCCGATGGGTGTCCATACGGGAGACTCAATCACAGTTGCTCCTGCTCAAACACTTTCTGATAAGGAATATCAGCTTTTGAGGGATGCTGCTATCGACATAATAAGAAAAATAGGAGTGGAGACAGGGGGCTCCAACATACAGTTTGCAGTAAATCCTCAAAACGGCGAGTTTGTTGTGATAGAGATGAACCCACGCGTTTCACGCTCATCAGCGCTGGCATCGAAAGCTACGGGTTTTCCAATAGCAAAATTTGCAGCTTTACTGAGTGTGGGCTATACACTTGATGAAATACCAAACGACATAACCAAAAAAACACCAGCATCGTTTGAGCCAGTACTCGATTATGTTGTTGTAAAGATGCCCAGATTTACATTTGAAAAATTCAACACACCGGATGAGCTTGGAACACAGATGAAAAGCGTCGGAGAGGTGATGTCGATCGGCAGAACATTTAAGGAATCCCTTCAGAAAGCCTTAAGGTCTTTGGAATATGACTGGGATGGTTTTGTAGATATTGAATGTTCAGAGGACGAGCTCAAAGAGAAAATTATAAAACCCAACTCAAAGAGATTATTGTATATAGCTGAGGCGTTTAGAAAGGGTTACGATATCGACTATATTTATGAGCTTTCCTACATAGATAGGTGGTTTTTAGATAACATCAAACAGATTATTGAAAAAGAGGAAGAGATAAAGAAAAACCCCGATATAGTAAAAGAGCAGATAGCCTTATTGAAACAGTACGGATTTTCAGATAGCAGGCTTTCTAAGCTTTCTGGAATAGATATTGACGCTATAAGGAGTTTAAGAAAGCAATCCAAACAGTGTGTTTATAAGATGGTTGATACATGTGCGGGCGAGTTTGAGGCCTATACGCCCTATTTCTATTCGACCTATGAGGATGAAAACGAGTCTTTGCCTTCTAAAAACAAAAAGGTTGTAATATTGGGCAGTGGTCCAAATAGGATTGGTCAGGGTATTGAATTTGATTATACATGCGTGCATGGTGCACTTGAGCTGAAAAATCTTGGATATGAGTCGATAATGGTCAACTGCAACCCCGAAACCGTTTCAACCGATTATGATATATCAAACAGGCTTTATTTTGAGCCTTTAACTTTTGAGGATGTGATGAATATTATAGATAACGAAAAACCCGAGGGCGTAGTTGTTCAGTTTGGAGGTCAGACACCTCTAAAATTATCACTGCCCTTGAAAAATGCCGGTGTTAGAATTCTTGGCACAGACCCAAAAAGCATCGATATAGCCGAAGATAGAGAACTCTTTAGGGAGCTTATTAACAAACTAAACCTTCTCCAGCCCCAAAGCGGCATAGCCCACTCAAAACAGGAAGCTATAGAGGTGGCAAACGGCATCGGTTATCCGGTGCTTGTAAGGCCTTCCTATGTGCTTGGTGGCAGAGCCATGATGATAATCTTCAACGAGCAGCAGCTTAAGGAATATGTGGATGAAGCTGTTGAGGTTTCTGGTGATCATCCTCTTCTTGTTGACAAGTTTTTGGAGGATGCTATAGAGGTTGATGTGGATGCTGTAAGCGATGGTGAGGATACCGTTGTAGCAGCTGTAATGGAGCATATAGAGGCAGCCGGAGTGCATTCTGGTGATTCTGCCTGCTCAATTCCGCCAAGAACACTAAAAAAGGATATTGTTGATGAAATAAAAAGACAGACAAGACTGCTTGCCAAACATCTCAATGTTAAAGGCTTGATCAATATCCAGTTTGCAGTAAAAAACGATAGAATTTACATTCTTGAGGTTAATCCAAGGGCATCTCGCACAGTGCCTTTTGTAAGTAAGGCAACAGGCGTTGCATGGGCAAAGATTGCCACACAACTGATAATGGGCAAAAAAATAAAAGAACTGGGCATAAAAGAGGTTGAGCCTAAGTATTATGCTGTTAAAGAATCCGTTTTTCCATTTGTTAAGTTTCCCAATGTTGATATTACGCTTGGTCCAGAGATGCGCTCAACAGGCGAGGTTATGGGTATAGCAGATGAGTTTCCTATTGCCTATTACAAAGCCCTGCTTGCAAGCGGTATGAGATTGCCGCAAAAAGGTAATATCTTTATGTCGCTTGCAGATAGAGATAAACTGCAGGGTATTTTTATTGCCTCAAAGCTTCTTGATATGGGTTTTGAAGTTTTCTGCACAAAAGGCACATACGAATATCTAAAAAAGGAGGGATTGAATGTTCAATATGTGAAAAAGTTGAGTGAAGGACGGCCGAATATACTTGATAAAATGAAGAATAATAATATACACTTTCTTATAAATACGCCTTCTGGCAGGCGTTCCAGAACAGATTCTTTTTATATAAGAAGGAGTGCAGTTTTAATGAATATTCCTTACTGTACAACAATTTCTGGAGCTCTTGCTGCTGTGAGGGCTATCGAGGCTATTAAAAAAGGTAAGAAATTGGATGTTGAGCCACTCCAGGCTTATTACAAGAGGTGA
- the greA gene encoding transcription elongation factor GreA, with protein sequence MTEKILITPEGYKKLLEEMEDLQKRQRPEIIKEIEEARAKGDLSENAEYHAAKEKHALIENRISELSRKINNAQVVDPATVPKDRVNFGCRVVLYDVDNDEEIEYMIVGEDESDPKAGKISVNSPIAKALLGKEEGDEVEVKVPAGIRRFEIEEIK encoded by the coding sequence ATGACTGAAAAGATATTGATTACTCCTGAAGGGTATAAAAAGCTCCTTGAGGAGATGGAGGATTTACAAAAAAGGCAAAGACCAGAGATTATAAAGGAGATTGAAGAGGCAAGGGCAAAGGGCGATCTAAGTGAAAATGCAGAATACCATGCAGCCAAAGAAAAGCACGCCTTGATAGAGAATAGAATTTCTGAGCTTTCCAGAAAGATCAATAATGCTCAGGTTGTTGATCCAGCAACTGTTCCAAAAGATAGGGTGAATTTTGGATGCAGGGTTGTGCTTTATGATGTGGATAACGATGAGGAGATAGAGTATATGATTGTTGGTGAGGACGAATCCGATCCAAAAGCAGGAAAAATCTCTGTAAATAGCCCTATCGCAAAGGCCCTTTTAGGTAAAGAAGAAGGGGATGAGGTTGAGGTTAAAGTTCCAGCTGGTATTAGAAGATTTGAGATAGAGGAGATAAAGTGA
- a CDS encoding dihydroorotate dehydrogenase electron transfer subunit — MRLKIVENKQIAKDVFKLRIDNPGLFEIDPGQFLMLKINDYPFPLLRRPFSIAGFGDTIDIIYKVVGEGTRILSKKSKGEFVDIVAPLGRGFSINSAKKIMLVGGGIGVAGLLYLKDVIEKQYKLPYETYFGFNFKEEVFVNDVNIATMDGSVGFKGNVVDFVADKLNKDVMVYACGPTLMLRRLAFLCFDAGCSMQVSLESRMACGIGVCLGCVILTADNRFKKVCSDGPVFDYEEIQWQAL; from the coding sequence GTGAGACTCAAAATAGTTGAGAATAAACAGATAGCAAAAGATGTTTTTAAGCTTAGAATAGATAACCCCGGTCTGTTTGAGATTGATCCGGGGCAGTTTTTGATGTTGAAAATCAACGATTATCCGTTTCCGCTTTTGAGAAGGCCGTTTAGTATAGCAGGTTTTGGTGATACGATTGATATTATTTATAAAGTTGTTGGTGAAGGAACAAGGATATTAAGCAAAAAATCAAAAGGTGAATTTGTTGATATTGTGGCACCACTGGGCAGAGGCTTTAGTATCAATTCAGCAAAGAAGATTATGCTTGTTGGTGGTGGCATTGGTGTAGCTGGTTTGCTTTATTTAAAAGATGTTATTGAAAAGCAATACAAACTGCCCTATGAGACTTATTTTGGATTTAATTTTAAGGAAGAGGTTTTTGTTAATGATGTAAATATTGCAACAATGGATGGCAGTGTAGGTTTCAAAGGCAATGTAGTGGATTTTGTTGCAGATAAATTAAATAAAGATGTGATGGTTTATGCATGCGGCCCAACCTTAATGTTGAGGAGATTGGCTTTTTTGTGTTTTGATGCAGGATGCTCTATGCAGGTGTCGCTTGAATCCCGCATGGCCTGCGGCATAGGTGTCTGTCTTGGTTGTGTTATCTTAACCGCTGATAACAGGTTCAAAAAGGTCTGCAGCGATGGACCAGTATTTGATTATGAGGAGATACAATGGCAGGCTCTATAA
- a CDS encoding dihydroorotate dehydrogenase, producing the protein MAGSINLTVKIGNLIFKNPILTASGTFGYGLEYSKYLNLSKLGGIITKGLSLYEKLGNPPPRIVETPCGMLNAIGLQNIGIDAFIVEKLPKLSRFNTHIIANIYGAEVEDFVRIAEKIENEDRISAIEINVSCPNVSAGGALFGKDPDMVFVLVSSVKKVTKKPIIVKLTPNVSDIAFIAQAAQSAGADAVSLINTITGMVIDTKTKKHLLANKTGGLSGPAIYPVGVRMVYEVYEKVKIPIIGVGGIYNADIALQYIMAGATLVEIGTANFIDPSITMEILKGIEEYMENEGIKNISQLIGIAHSSK; encoded by the coding sequence ATGGCAGGCTCTATAAATCTAACGGTAAAGATAGGAAACCTTATTTTTAAAAATCCCATTCTAACGGCATCGGGCACTTTTGGCTATGGGCTTGAGTATAGTAAATATCTCAATTTATCTAAACTTGGCGGTATTATAACAAAGGGTTTGAGTTTATATGAAAAACTGGGTAATCCGCCTCCAAGGATAGTTGAAACCCCATGCGGAATGCTCAATGCAATCGGTCTTCAAAACATCGGTATAGATGCTTTTATTGTTGAAAAATTACCCAAGCTAAGCCGTTTTAATACGCATATTATTGCCAATATATACGGAGCAGAGGTTGAGGATTTTGTTAGGATTGCAGAAAAGATAGAAAATGAAGATAGAATAAGTGCCATTGAAATCAATGTTTCATGTCCCAATGTTTCAGCAGGTGGTGCTTTGTTTGGCAAAGATCCCGATATGGTTTTTGTGCTTGTTTCATCTGTAAAAAAGGTAACCAAAAAGCCCATCATAGTAAAACTAACGCCCAATGTTTCAGATATAGCATTTATTGCTCAGGCAGCTCAATCTGCTGGCGCTGATGCTGTCAGTCTCATAAATACGATTACAGGTATGGTTATCGATACAAAAACAAAAAAACACCTCCTTGCCAATAAAACAGGTGGTTTGAGCGGACCTGCTATCTATCCTGTGGGTGTTAGAATGGTTTATGAGGTTTATGAGAAGGTAAAGATTCCTATTATCGGAGTGGGTGGTATATACAACGCAGATATAGCACTTCAATATATTATGGCAGGTGCCACGCTTGTTGAGATTGGAACGGCAAACTTTATCGATCCTTCTATTACAATGGAGATTTTAAAAGGCATTGAGGAGTATATGGAAAATGAAGGAATTAAGAATATTTCTCAGCTTATTGGTATTGCTCATAGCAGTAAATAG
- a CDS encoding LolA family protein, producing the protein MKELRIFLSLLVLLIAVNSYSFDLNGFFNSYRNKDVSLCFKQISINAMTGQSIEKSGKMYIKSKEYIKFSYPNETIVIDNFKVIDKKDNQTQVYKLTGFNKVLFLMFVGKKDLNELFYVKRLKKDNYLLKPKYQSNIDSIRFSLDNSTKRLDITDIYSNQTRYIFYAACSSTQKRD; encoded by the coding sequence ATGAAGGAATTAAGAATATTTCTCAGCTTATTGGTATTGCTCATAGCAGTAAATAGCTATAGCTTTGATTTGAATGGCTTTTTTAATAGCTATCGCAACAAAGATGTTAGTTTGTGTTTTAAGCAGATCTCCATAAACGCCATGACAGGGCAGTCTATAGAAAAAAGCGGCAAAATGTATATAAAGTCCAAGGAGTATATAAAATTCTCATATCCAAATGAGACAATTGTTATTGATAACTTTAAGGTAATTGATAAAAAAGATAATCAAACTCAGGTCTATAAACTTACTGGTTTTAACAAGGTTTTGTTTTTGATGTTTGTAGGCAAAAAAGATTTAAATGAGCTGTTTTATGTAAAAAGGCTAAAAAAAGACAACTATCTATTAAAGCCAAAATATCAGTCAAATATAGACTCTATTAGATTTTCATTGGATAATTCAACAAAAAGGCTTGATATAACGGATATCTACTCAAATCAAACGCGGTATATTTTTTATGCTGCTTGCAGCAGTACACAAAAAAGAGATTGA
- a CDS encoding SPL family radical SAM protein — MLLAAVHKKEIEPLLSFLPFRRESDFYRYKNVVAIVANKSDSLSIAFKIARYILRFNAKIALLFGISGSLSSDLKKGEFVNVQRIKLFDGDKHPVFNPIELLNVDFLKNVTGITTFRMNFNNNFLKLFGETIDFESYFFVKAARNHNVLPVIVRVISDYNTKEEIFSIKESGFKYDVKKLSEIVLKLANIERDWLKKEIFCSTGITETLDNKKVFILKNRLSFSKRQRLYKEWLVELKKSKPKPIDLNNIFIEKGVDKKRIKIDLNSRNVYEIDDYVAVFHNLKDRSGLIFATKKGEFLRKTPPNYTPDGSEGYSILSGYNCIYDCDYCFLKGYFRSFNPLLFLNYEDFFKEIETITKKDHKAYFYLGSFFDPLAVNFSDMNEAFYGFFESLGRGMLEFRTKSDRVDRFLSLKPARNIIFAFSLSPDSIVKQYEHFTPPLKRRLNAIKKLDAANFKIGVRLDPFFVEFLKEYDEIFDFIDTIDNLHSVEVGFLRFDKNDYKNMIKKGYTRLLKGLSYKRGMYRASYSGEIVDFLKKRLNRVYFSMEY; from the coding sequence ATGCTGCTTGCAGCAGTACACAAAAAAGAGATTGAACCTCTACTATCTTTCCTTCCATTTAGAAGAGAAAGTGACTTTTACAGGTATAAAAATGTAGTTGCTATTGTTGCTAACAAAAGTGATTCACTTTCTATAGCTTTTAAAATAGCCCGTTATATTTTAAGGTTTAATGCAAAAATTGCCCTGTTGTTTGGCATTTCAGGAAGCCTCAGTTCTGACCTTAAAAAGGGTGAATTTGTTAATGTTCAAAGAATCAAACTATTCGATGGCGATAAGCATCCTGTTTTTAACCCGATTGAGCTCTTAAATGTAGATTTTTTAAAAAATGTTACGGGCATAACCACCTTCAGGATGAATTTTAACAATAATTTTTTAAAGCTGTTTGGTGAAACAATCGATTTTGAATCCTATTTTTTTGTAAAAGCAGCCCGCAATCATAATGTTTTGCCTGTTATTGTCAGAGTTATCAGTGATTACAATACAAAAGAAGAGATTTTTTCCATTAAAGAAAGCGGGTTTAAATACGATGTTAAAAAGCTTTCAGAGATTGTGCTTAAACTTGCTAATATTGAGCGTGATTGGCTAAAAAAAGAGATTTTTTGCTCAACAGGTATAACAGAAACGCTTGACAATAAAAAGGTTTTTATCCTGAAAAATAGGCTTTCCTTTAGCAAAAGACAGAGGCTTTATAAGGAGTGGCTGGTTGAACTGAAAAAGAGTAAACCCAAACCTATTGATTTAAACAATATCTTTATTGAAAAAGGTGTTGATAAAAAAAGGATAAAGATAGATTTAAATAGCAGAAATGTTTATGAAATTGACGATTATGTGGCTGTTTTTCACAATCTCAAGGATAGAAGCGGCCTGATTTTTGCAACAAAGAAAGGGGAGTTTTTAAGAAAAACACCACCAAATTATACGCCAGATGGATCAGAAGGTTATTCGATTCTAAGCGGCTATAACTGCATATACGATTGCGATTACTGCTTTTTGAAGGGTTATTTTAGAAGCTTTAACCCCCTGCTGTTTCTCAATTATGAGGATTTCTTCAAAGAAATAGAGACAATAACAAAGAAAGACCATAAGGCCTATTTCTATCTTGGTAGTTTTTTTGATCCTTTAGCTGTTAATTTTAGCGATATGAATGAGGCATTTTATGGATTCTTTGAAAGTTTGGGTAGAGGAATGCTTGAGTTTCGAACAAAGTCTGATAGAGTAGATAGGTTTTTATCGCTCAAGCCAGCCAGAAATATCATTTTTGCATTTTCTTTATCACCTGATAGTATTGTTAAACAATATGAACACTTTACACCACCATTAAAAAGAAGGCTAAACGCTATTAAAAAGCTTGATGCAGCTAATTTTAAAATTGGTGTTAGGCTTGATCCTTTTTTTGTGGAGTTTTTGAAAGAATACGATGAGATTTTTGATTTTATCGATACCATAGATAATCTTCATTCTGTTGAGGTGGGTTTCTTGCGATTTGACAAAAACGATTATAAAAATATGATCAAGAAAGGATATACACGGCTTTTAAAAGGGTTGAGTTATAAGAGAGGCATGTATAGAGCATCCTATTCGGGAGAGATTGTTGATTTCTTAAAAAAAA